The Deltaproteobacteria bacterium region ACCACAGCTTTGCTACCTACGATATGTTTCTTCTTGCAGCCGAGATTTTCAAGAACACAGGGCGTGTGATGCGTCCTCTGGGCGACCGGCTTATCTTCAAAACACCCGGCGTCAAAGACTTTGCCAATGCCGTAGGTGTCGTTGAAGGCAATATGAACAATGCCATGAGCTTATTAAAAGCTGGCAACCTGGTGGCCGTCGCCCCTGGTGGCATGCTTGAAGCCATCCGCTCAAGTGACGAACGCTACAAGATCCGCTGGGATAGCCGCAAAGGCTTCTGCAAGGTTGCTATGGAGGCTCAGAGCCCCGTTGTGCTGGCAGCCTGTCCGGCAGCGGATGATCTCTATACGATTTACTCAAATCCTTTTACTGAGGCGATTTACCACAAATTTAAGGTTCCCCTCCCCCTTCTTCGGGGCATGGGACTCAGCTTACTGCCTCGACCCGTACAG contains the following coding sequences:
- a CDS encoding acyltransferase family protein, translated to MRRRPSPFEPDHDRLYELLSRAADSIGKYHAYRAFGIERIPDEGPCLLVFNHSFATYDMFLLAAEIFKNTGRVMRPLGDRLIFKTPGVKDFANAVGVVEGNMNNAMSLLKAGNLVAVAPGGMLEAIRSSDERYKIRWDSRKGFCKVAMEAQSPVVLAACPAADDLYTIYSNPFTEAIYHKFKVPLPLLRGMGLSLLPRPVQLTHELSGPFVPPQWTRDKAEDEALLMRFHNLCIQEMEELMRMAASHHHLPYDDNWENRPTAKR